GAAAATCCGAATTCCGAATTTTAAAATCCACTCGCTCGGGCGGGCAAAAAGGAAGAGGGTTGGGGGGGAAGGAATTTTTGCCCGCCCTCGCTTTCCGATTCCGATTTTCCCGCCGCCGAATTTCGTGCCAGTAAAACTGGCGCGCCGCTTACATTTAAAGATTATAATTCTTTTCCCTCGGCTTCAACTTCTTTCTTAAATTTTACCTTATCCAAATTTTCCAGTTGCTTTTCCGTTAATCTTACATCAACAATTTTTCCGATACCAACTTTTAGCCCGGTGGCATTTAATAATCTAATCAAGGCCAATTGGTTCATAAGCTGATTTCGCATTTTCTCGTCTTGATTCAAAAAATCTGGGTTTTCTTCCAGCGCACTCATAGCTTCTTCCATTACTTGTTTATTTTCACCCTTAACAACGCTACCGAGTTTAAATGTCCATTTGCCGTCTTGTTGATGAAATAAAACATTTTCCTGACCAACTAAATCAATAAATTTGCCCGATGCTTCAAAATATTCCTTGAATCTCAATAAAAATTCTCTCGCACAATCTGCAAATTCTTTATCTTTATCCGCTAGCTCAAAAATTGGTTTCAGCTTTTCGTTAAATTTCAAAAAATCTTTTTCATCAAATTCACCACCGCCTAAAAGTGCCCTATTCATTTTGTCATAGACTTCTCTATTTTCCTCAATAGATGGGTCTCGCTCGGTATAGCCAGCACTAAAATCTTTTTTATTCGGGTCTTTAAAAATATCACTCGCTTCCTGTATTGAAATTACACCCTCAATATTTTGCGAAATACCGTTCTGCTCAACACTTATTTTTTGCACCATTACTTTTTCACGCAAGCAATGTTCTTGTCCGAAATGTTTGTATAATTGTTCATTTTTACCATTTTCACCTTCTACGTATTCATCTGCCATTTTTCTTATTTCAGGGGGCAACTCAGCTTGTCCAATACTGCTCGCTTTTTCTAAAGCACTTCTATTTAACTTTATAACAAAAGCTGGATTTTGGGGATAAATAAAAACATCATGAGTGCCACCATGTCCGACTCTTTGCAACTGATTAAAATCAATAAATCCTTCTTTGTTTGGCAATTCACTTATAAAGGATTGAATTTTTATATCTTCACTTTCTATGCCGAACTGCTCTCTAATCTCCTCAATCTTATTTTCGTCATCAATTTTTCTTTGGATAGCTTCTATTCGCTTGGTGTTATCAACGCCCTCTTCTTGTGGCGGTTGACTTGAAACTATTTCAGCTTGTGGTATTTCCGCGGCTTTCTTCTCTTCTTCCGGATTTTTTGGTTGCCTAAATTTTACTTCAAAATTTTCCATAAAATTATTTCATTAAATCATCAATTGAAACACCTAGCCCTTTAGCAATTTTCGCCATAGTTTCAATTTGTGGGCGCATCTGGATTTGAACCAGAGACCTTCTCAATGTCAATGAGACGCTCTAACCGGGCTGAGCTATGCGCCCTTATTAAATTATCAACTTAGTGGGCGCACTAGGATTCGAACCTAGAACCGGTCGTGTATAAGACGACTGCTCTGCCATTGAGCTATACGCCCGTTCAATCTATCATAATTTACAACAAAAATCCCGCTTTGGCAACGGGATTTTTGTTATTCCGATTTTTAAATAAAAAATGATAAATAAATTATTTTCCGAAGCTTATGAAAGCGTTTTAGCATGGTTTCACCCCGCAGTTGCGGGGTGAATAAAACGCTTTCATCGGACAGCGAGGTCGCCGCTGGGCGAATGAGCGCGCGAGAAAAATGATTTATTTATTATTTTAGCGCGCGAAGAAAAATGTGGCGAGAATTCCAATTACGCCCCAACCATAATCGCTTCAAACTCATCCCGTTCAATCGTTTCTTTTTCTATCAGCCGCATGGCAATTTCTTTAAGTTTTTTCCTTCTTTGGGAAATGATTTTCTTTGCCGTGTCATAAGCAATAGAAAGAAAACTCGTAATTTCTCTGTCAATAAGCTGGGCTACCGATTCTGAATAGTTTTTTTCTGATCCGAGTCCTCTGCCTAGAAACACCATTTCGTTTTCTTCGCCCAAAGAAATTGGGCCTAGTTTTTCCGACATCCCAAATTCGGTAACCAACTTTCTCGCCAGGTCGGTTGCTTTTTTAAGATCACTCGCGGCACCGGTAGTAAGTTCTTTGAAAACAATTTTTTCGGCCGCATAGCCCCCCATCAAAACGGCAAGATCGGCCAAAAATTGGCCTTTGGAATGAAGATGGCGGTCTTCAATCGGGAGCTTTAAAGTATAGCCGGCGGCACTGCCACGGGAAACAATCGAAATTTTATGAACCGGGTCGGCATTGGGCAAAACGCCGGCAACCAACGCATGGCCCGCTTCGTGATAAGAAGCAATTTCTTTTTCTTTTTCTGAAAGAATGTGGCTTTTGCGTTCCGGCCCTAAAAGAACTTTTTCAATGGCATAGTAAAAAGTTTCTTGCTCAACGATTTTTTTGTTCTGGCGGGCGGTTAAAATCGCCGCCTCGTTTATGACGTTAGCCAAATCGGCGCCGGAAAAACCCGGAGTTCTTTCGGCAACCCTTCTCAAGTTAACTTCCGGAGCCATGGGCTTATCAAGCGCGTGGATTTTTAAAATCGCCTCGCGATCGTTTATATCCGGAATATCAATCATGATTCGGCGGTCAAACCGTCCGGGGCGAAGCAACGCTGGATCCAAAATGTCGGGACGGTTTGTAGCCGCCACAATAATAACGTTGGTCTCACGGTCAAACCCGTCCATTTCAACTAGAATTTGATTGAGCGTTTGCTCTCTTTCATCATGACCGCCGCCAAGGCCCGCGCCTCTTTGCCTGCCAACCGCGTCAATTTCGTCAATAAAAATGATAGAAGGTGCGAATTTTTTTGCCATATTGAATAAATCTCTAACTCTTGAAGCGCCAACCCCGACAAACATTTCCACAAACTCGGAACCGGAAATGTAGAAAAAAGGCACGTTGGCTTCGCCGGCAACAGCTCGAGCTAAGAGGGTTTTGCCGGTGCCCGGCGCGCCTACAAGAAGAGCGCCTCTTGGAATTCTGGCGCCAATATCTAAAAATTTTTTTGGATTTTTCAAAAAATCAACAATTTCAACGAGTTCTTCCTTGGCTTCGTTCGCTCCGGCAACATCGGAAAACATAACTTTTTTGCGTCCATCAAACGGCCCGGAAAGTTTGGCTTGCGATTTGCCAAATGAAAATGCACCCATATTGGCGCGACCGGCCTGCCGCATCATGTACCATATTAAAAATCCGACGAAGATAAACGGCAAAATAATGGGAAGAACCGTGCCGGCCCAAAAACTAAAACCAACGCTTTGTTCAACTTGAATATTTACATTTTTTAACTTAGCGCCGTCAACGCCATAGTTTTTCAGGGTTTCGGAGAGCGAACTTTCAATTTCTTTTTTGGCAAAAAATTTATCGTTGTTTTTAGAAGTTATTTCCAAATCATCGTTTTTAACGACAATTTTCGAGATTTCTTCGTTATTTATTTTACTAACCAGCTCGGAAAGAGCAATCACGTTCGGCTTTTCAAAAGCCGAATTAAGATAAGCAAAAATAAACGCGATCAAAAATAACGCGCCCAAGACAATAAGAATCTGATTGATAAACTTTTTATAATTGAATTTAATTATTTTCATAATCGGTTTTTGGTTATATTATCATAAAATTCAGAAATAGGCAATTTAATACCCCGTCCCGCAGCCCCGACGTTGTAGTCGGGGCTCCGACCATAATGCGTCGGAGCTGCGGGACGGGGTTATCCTAGAATCTTACAAATCTCTAATTTCTTGGCCATTATAACCGCCTAAAACTCGAATACATTGGTTATGATCTCTAATTTTCCTCATCAGCCCTTGAAAAGCTGAAAGAGTGGCATGGGTAACAATTACCTGCCACGGATTTATCTTGTATACCCATTCAGACAGCTCTTTTCCGGAAGCATGCGACGAGAGATGAAATCTCTCCACATCGCAATGTCTGGGAATTTGCTGACGGTTTACTTGGAACTGATGGCCGCGCTCAAGCTCTAAGAGCCGCCGGCCGCCGGTGCCCTCTACTTGATAACCCGGCAAAAGCACCGCGCTTTTATGGTCTGTCAGAATGTGGGGCAGATAAAACATCGCGAGTCCGCCCTCAAGCATTCCATGGGAAGAAACGATTACCGCCGGACCGCTTTTAAGAAGTTCTTGGCGGTAAGCGTAGGCCTCTTCCTGCTCTTCGGGAACGGCAATCAAATTTCTGGGAAAAGCTAAGCCATTATCATTAGGACTCCATTCATTAGAGTCGTTGATGATACCGGCCGCCGTTCTAATCATCCCATCAATATGAACCGGAACATCAATTCCGGCCTTGGCTAAGCCATTGGCCAAAATAATGCCTATGTTCGGTCCAGTGATGGAAAAAGACGGGACCAAAACCTTTCCACCCCGGCCTAGAATCCCGATAACCCGATTAACAAACCGTTGTTCCTCATGTTCACGGTCCGGCAAATTCCGGTCGCCGTAAGTTCCCTCCGTGATTAAAACCTCCGGAGAAAAAATATCATTGATAACTTCAGCCCCCTTAATGGTCGGCTGGTCGTGAAAACTAATGTCTCCCGAATGAGTTATCCTAAAACCGCTTGGGGAAACGATATCGATGCTCGCCGCTCCATTAATGTGGCCGGATGACCGAAATCTCATTTTCCAGCCCGGCCAAGGCGAAAACCATTCCGGCTTATGGACTAACTTAAATCTTTTGGGACTCACCGCCTTACTTATATCGGAAGCGGAGAAATATATATCAACTTTTTCTCCTCTATCCAGTTTACGAGTTACGACTTTGTAAGAATCCCACAAAAGCATGCGGGTAAAGCGCCAAGTAACTTTGGTGCTGTAAACAGGCGTATCGGGATGCGCGTTCGTAAAAAGAGGCAGCATTCCGATGTGGTCAAGATGGCCGTGAGTTAAAAGCAACGCATCAACATGGCCTTCCACTATCGGCGGAGGCAAAATCTTTCCGCCTCTTTGCACTGCTCCGCAGTCAATAACAATCCTTTTGTTGTCAAGTTCAATTAAGTAATGAGACCCCGAGATGGGGACTCCGCCACTGAGCGCAGTAAACCTCACCTTTCCCTCCTTTTGGGCTTTTCTTAAGTTTTTTATTTATTTTAAAACTGATATAAAAGAGCTGATAAATATCATTTATCCCAGGAATGTTGGAAACCGAGCTTCCAACATGATAGATAACATTTATCAGGTCTTTTTAAAAATTTTCCCGCCTTTGGCGGGATCAGCCTCGGGCTGAAAAAATTTGGGGCGGCGAGACCGAGTGTCTCGCCGCCCCGCCGCCCCCGCCAATTGCGAAGGGTTATTACTTCTTGCCGCGAGCGCGGTCGCGCTTCCAGTCGGAACTCTTATGAGTTCCGAACTCAGCGCCGAAGGTGCGCCGGTTCGCGGCGCCGCCTTCCAGCGAGCGCGCCTGGCTGACGCGCCCGGCGCTCTCCGCCTCACGCTTGACCACGAGGCGAAGCCCCGCGACCGTATAGAACGTGAGAACTGCCCGCCGCTCCACCCAGTCAGGGTGGTCTTGCGGCAGATCCTTGCGGGCCCGGAAGTCCTCGAGGGCCTCCGAGCGGCACGTGCCGCAGCAGCGAATGCCGTAGGCGAGCGTCTTGCCCGCCTCCTCGATCTTGACCACTCCCGGAGGGATTTCTCCCGGAGGGATTTCCCACGGGAAGTTCTCCGCGTCGGCGCGGAGAAGCTCGCCGGCGACGATGTCGCCGCCGTCGCCCTTGCCGTGCTGACGGCGGTGAAGCTTGCCATCGTCTCCCCGCTCGAGGAGGAAACGCTGGGTCAGCTCCACCGGCTCGTTGTAACCGCGATGCCGCGGAGTGGCGCACGGCATCTTCTTGCCGGCCACGAGCGGATCGGGATCCGGCTGCTCGGCGACCAGCTCCGCGATCGCCGCCTTCTCCGCGGCCAGCTCGGAAAGATAGTGCCTGAACATGGACCGGGTGATCTCCACCCCGTCCTTGGCCTCGGCAGCAAACCGCTGCCGAATCCCACGGACCGTCGCCTGGCCCTTGTAGAGCCCGGCGTCCCAGTCCGCCTGCATCTCGCTGTCGAAGAGCAGCCGGTCGTCGTTGGCCG
This Parcubacteria group bacterium DNA region includes the following protein-coding sequences:
- a CDS encoding ATP-dependent metallopeptidase FtsH/Yme1/Tma family protein; its protein translation is MKIIKFNYKKFINQILIVLGALFLIAFIFAYLNSAFEKPNVIALSELVSKINNEEISKIVVKNDDLEITSKNNDKFFAKKEIESSLSETLKNYGVDGAKLKNVNIQVEQSVGFSFWAGTVLPIILPFIFVGFLIWYMMRQAGRANMGAFSFGKSQAKLSGPFDGRKKVMFSDVAGANEAKEELVEIVDFLKNPKKFLDIGARIPRGALLVGAPGTGKTLLARAVAGEANVPFFYISGSEFVEMFVGVGASRVRDLFNMAKKFAPSIIFIDEIDAVGRQRGAGLGGGHDEREQTLNQILVEMDGFDRETNVIIVAATNRPDILDPALLRPGRFDRRIMIDIPDINDREAILKIHALDKPMAPEVNLRRVAERTPGFSGADLANVINEAAILTARQNKKIVEQETFYYAIEKVLLGPERKSHILSEKEKEIASYHEAGHALVAGVLPNADPVHKISIVSRGSAAGYTLKLPIEDRHLHSKGQFLADLAVLMGGYAAEKIVFKELTTGAASDLKKATDLARKLVTEFGMSEKLGPISLGEENEMVFLGRGLGSEKNYSESVAQLIDREITSFLSIAYDTAKKIISQRRKKLKEIAMRLIEKETIERDEFEAIMVGA
- a CDS encoding MBL fold metallo-hydrolase, whose product is MQRGGKILPPPIVEGHVDALLLTHGHLDHIGMLPLFTNAHPDTPVYSTKVTWRFTRMLLWDSYKVVTRKLDRGEKVDIYFSASDISKAVSPKRFKLVHKPEWFSPWPGWKMRFRSSGHINGAASIDIVSPSGFRITHSGDISFHDQPTIKGAEVINDIFSPEVLITEGTYGDRNLPDREHEEQRFVNRVIGILGRGGKVLVPSFSITGPNIGIILANGLAKAGIDVPVHIDGMIRTAAGIINDSNEWSPNDNGLAFPRNLIAVPEEQEEAYAYRQELLKSGPAVIVSSHGMLEGGLAMFYLPHILTDHKSAVLLPGYQVEGTGGRRLLELERGHQFQVNRQQIPRHCDVERFHLSSHASGKELSEWVYKINPWQVIVTHATLSAFQGLMRKIRDHNQCIRVLGGYNGQEIRDL